One window of Desulfovibrio sp. Fe33 genomic DNA carries:
- a CDS encoding aldehyde ferredoxin oxidoreductase family protein: protein MTKEVYGNMGVILRVDLTTGTIIREDASSYNKEWLGGRCLAHYLLFTEVDVAKTDPLSPDNKVYIGTGALGATTFPSSGRTHATYLSPMNYSGWGDSNCGGHFGPALKRCGYDMLVISGKADKPCYLYIEDDDIRIESADGIWGKGTIDTQAELIHKHGEPAKLLCIGQAGENLIRYANVRTETTNSMGRCGMGAVFGSKNLKAVVAKGSKPVKLFKPKEFFEVTKQLRDELMDPKFGKVHGVTYELMSKWGTPGITNLIGTTGMVPIRNWQRCGIDPKFDRLVRLWNQDHGTRREACFACPVHCHAAYAVKGGKYPTRGGGPEYETTTALGHKCDITDDKAVLKLNAMCNDYGLDTVETGAMFSTLMELMERQIIDKEFVDGIDIQFGNGDACVELMPKIVFREGCGDKMADGPWRVAKALGESALQSVYHQKGMCATGVETRSTIGSMLQFAVSPRGSHHLNGLPTAEWVNIPPVAVKVAGYKEAGDVRSYHPQAKARLVQYYENMFFLSDSLGICKFNFGHLGYWHDRAEDLDHMYDLICKSIYYASGLKYTVDDLFTIFERSNQIERATIVMRGIRRKDDQPNWKCLNEPCPGDHPVGPIPLPPIDGEKYNKILDAYYKQRGWNDEGIPEPQHLKKLGLGFVATKMQKAL from the coding sequence ATGACCAAAGAAGTATACGGAAATATGGGTGTGATCCTGCGCGTGGATCTGACCACCGGAACGATTATCCGCGAAGACGCCTCAAGCTACAACAAGGAATGGCTCGGCGGACGCTGCCTGGCCCACTACCTCCTTTTCACCGAAGTCGACGTGGCCAAGACTGATCCGCTGTCGCCCGACAACAAGGTGTACATCGGCACGGGCGCTCTGGGCGCCACCACATTCCCCAGCTCGGGCCGGACTCACGCCACCTACCTTTCCCCGATGAACTACTCGGGCTGGGGCGACTCCAACTGCGGCGGACACTTCGGCCCGGCCCTGAAGCGATGCGGCTACGACATGCTGGTCATCAGCGGCAAAGCCGACAAACCTTGCTATCTCTACATCGAGGACGACGATATCCGCATCGAATCGGCTGACGGAATCTGGGGCAAGGGAACCATCGACACCCAGGCCGAGTTGATCCACAAGCATGGCGAGCCCGCCAAGCTGCTGTGCATCGGGCAGGCAGGCGAAAATCTGATCCGCTACGCCAACGTGCGCACCGAGACCACCAACTCCATGGGCCGCTGCGGCATGGGCGCGGTCTTCGGCTCCAAGAACCTCAAGGCCGTCGTCGCCAAGGGCTCCAAGCCCGTCAAGCTGTTCAAGCCCAAGGAATTCTTTGAAGTCACCAAGCAGTTGCGCGACGAGCTGATGGACCCCAAATTCGGCAAGGTCCACGGCGTGACCTACGAGCTCATGTCCAAGTGGGGCACCCCCGGCATCACCAACCTGATCGGCACGACCGGCATGGTGCCCATCCGCAACTGGCAGCGGTGCGGCATCGATCCCAAGTTCGACCGGCTGGTGCGCCTGTGGAACCAGGACCACGGCACCAGGCGCGAAGCCTGCTTCGCCTGTCCGGTCCACTGTCATGCCGCCTATGCGGTCAAGGGCGGCAAATACCCCACCCGCGGCGGCGGCCCGGAGTATGAAACCACGACCGCGTTGGGCCACAAGTGCGACATTACCGATGACAAGGCCGTCCTGAAGCTCAATGCCATGTGCAACGACTACGGACTGGACACGGTGGAAACCGGCGCCATGTTCTCCACCTTGATGGAGCTGATGGAGCGGCAGATAATCGACAAGGAGTTCGTGGACGGCATCGACATCCAGTTCGGCAACGGCGACGCCTGCGTCGAGCTGATGCCCAAGATCGTATTCCGCGAAGGGTGCGGCGACAAGATGGCCGACGGCCCCTGGCGCGTCGCCAAGGCGTTGGGTGAATCGGCGTTGCAGTCCGTATACCACCAGAAAGGCATGTGCGCGACGGGCGTCGAGACCCGGTCCACCATCGGCTCCATGCTCCAGTTCGCGGTTTCGCCGCGCGGCTCCCATCACCTCAACGGCCTGCCCACGGCGGAATGGGTCAACATCCCGCCTGTCGCCGTAAAAGTGGCCGGCTACAAGGAGGCGGGCGACGTTCGCTCATACCACCCGCAGGCCAAGGCCCGCCTGGTGCAATACTACGAAAACATGTTCTTCCTGTCCGACAGCCTCGGCATATGCAAATTCAACTTCGGCCATCTCGGCTACTGGCACGACCGTGCCGAAGACCTCGACCACATGTACGATCTGATCTGCAAATCCATCTACTACGCCTCCGGCCTCAAATATACCGTGGACGATCTGTTCACCATATTCGAGCGGTCCAACCAGATCGAGAGAGCGACCATCGTCATGCGCGGCATCCGCCGCAAGGACGACCAGCCCAACTGGAAGTGCCTCAATGAGCCCTGTCCCGGCGATCACCCGGTCGGCCCCATCCCGCTGCCTCCTATCGACGGCGAGAAATACAACAAGATTCTGGACGCCTACTACAAGCAGCGCGGTTGGAATGACGAGGGCATCCCCGAGCCGCAACATCTGAAAAAGCTCGGCCTCGGCTTCGTGGCGACGAAGATGCAAAAGGCATTGTAA
- a CDS encoding helix-turn-helix transcriptional regulator, which produces MIEQISRSLGGDVESRLVGGEKYYRMASPKASPKVGLCPEEIQQLELCRGMVLHLLPEGVRDQVRHTIAKTAVLLPDMNGRERAFASVVDAQIKGRIDYSPHQEHIASLIQAIQDRTVCEVTYHSPSNPKPKSYAFAPMKIISYHEALYVAGWRVEDKGEPTPRHSIKLAVHRLKKVIRQRRVFDIEMDSGQTAELFGFMKLDELKVKVKFDKETASYIKERQWSDGQSIHEFKNGNLVLEFTAQSMPEVVSWLLSFGAHAKVMGPKVLKDQFKSELGKMCALYS; this is translated from the coding sequence ATGATTGAGCAGATTAGCCGTAGTTTGGGCGGGGATGTTGAGAGCCGTTTGGTAGGAGGAGAAAAATACTACAGGATGGCATCCCCGAAAGCCTCGCCGAAGGTTGGTCTCTGCCCGGAAGAGATTCAGCAATTGGAACTATGCAGAGGCATGGTCCTCCACCTTTTGCCTGAAGGAGTACGGGATCAAGTTCGACATACAATAGCCAAGACGGCGGTTTTGCTGCCAGACATGAATGGTCGGGAGAGGGCGTTTGCCTCAGTTGTGGATGCCCAGATCAAGGGGCGGATTGATTATAGTCCTCACCAGGAACATATCGCATCACTTATTCAAGCAATTCAGGATAGAACTGTTTGTGAAGTTACATATCATTCTCCGAGCAATCCAAAACCGAAGTCCTATGCATTCGCTCCAATGAAAATCATCTCGTATCACGAGGCTCTCTATGTTGCAGGTTGGCGGGTAGAGGATAAAGGTGAGCCAACCCCCAGGCATTCAATCAAGCTTGCCGTTCATCGTCTGAAAAAAGTCATTAGGCAGAGAAGAGTCTTTGATATTGAAATGGATTCAGGGCAAACGGCGGAGCTTTTTGGTTTTATGAAATTGGATGAACTGAAAGTCAAAGTGAAGTTTGATAAGGAGACAGCAAGCTACATCAAAGAGCGCCAGTGGAGTGATGGCCAGTCTATTCATGAATTCAAGAATGGGAACTTAGTCCTTGAGTTCACCGCCCAAAGCATGCCGGAAGTTGTGTCTTGGCTTTTGAGCTTTGGAGCACACGCGAAAGTAATGGGGCCCAAGGTGCTTAAGGATCAATTTAAATCTGAATTGGGAAAAATGTGTGCATTGTACTCTTAA
- a CDS encoding RsmB/NOP family class I SAM-dependent RNA methyltransferase: MTRFGRTFRLVCDEPAAPVVEGLLRAQGFDFGPEPFYPLARRLVHEPFPLGESLAARFGLIYIQDRSSMLPPLALDPPSGADVLDMCSAPGSKTSLLSRLVGPQGFVFASEPSADRLGTLRANLRRTGSVNTATAKLMAQDLPFEDGTWDHIQLDPPCSGWGTVEKNPKVMEVWSGSKTAPLIALQKTLLEKAAAMLRPGGTVLYSTCTTNIEENEEQVAWALETLDLALEPLSEPEGFVFEPAHMPAMDGVLRVAEDSEGQGFFLARFVKNGGASAIDEARAQKQDLPGTRLRLDRMIGGDGLDMDRLPPGEVYDFGGKAFFLHERALDLVPGSLRWQGFPLGKVAGKGDRAKFTPGPLARVLLAENPAKAACDVLDVEDIDVLERLLTGQSVAFKAGKGSVGFYYRGLPIGWLARKGARLLWSAK; this comes from the coding sequence ATGACACGATTCGGACGCACGTTCAGGTTGGTCTGCGACGAACCGGCCGCCCCCGTGGTGGAGGGGCTGCTTCGCGCACAGGGATTCGATTTCGGTCCCGAGCCGTTCTATCCTCTTGCCCGCAGGCTTGTTCACGAGCCTTTTCCTTTAGGTGAAAGCCTGGCGGCCCGGTTTGGCCTGATTTACATTCAGGACCGCTCCTCCATGCTGCCGCCCCTTGCCCTTGATCCGCCGTCCGGAGCCGATGTCCTGGACATGTGCTCGGCCCCGGGGAGCAAGACGAGTCTGCTCTCCCGTCTGGTGGGGCCGCAGGGATTCGTGTTCGCCTCGGAGCCCTCGGCCGACCGGCTGGGCACCCTGCGCGCCAACCTGCGCCGCACGGGTTCCGTCAACACGGCCACGGCCAAGCTCATGGCTCAGGACCTGCCGTTCGAGGACGGAACCTGGGATCACATCCAGCTGGACCCGCCGTGCAGCGGCTGGGGGACCGTGGAGAAGAACCCGAAGGTCATGGAAGTATGGTCCGGCTCCAAGACGGCCCCGCTGATCGCCTTGCAAAAGACGCTCCTGGAGAAGGCGGCCGCAATGCTCAGGCCCGGCGGAACGGTTCTGTATTCCACCTGCACCACCAATATTGAAGAGAACGAGGAGCAGGTCGCCTGGGCGCTGGAGACCCTCGACCTCGCCCTTGAGCCGCTTTCCGAGCCCGAGGGCTTCGTTTTCGAGCCCGCGCACATGCCCGCTATGGACGGTGTCCTGCGCGTGGCCGAGGATTCGGAAGGGCAGGGGTTCTTTTTGGCGAGATTCGTGAAGAACGGCGGGGCGAGCGCAATCGACGAAGCCCGTGCGCAAAAACAGGACTTGCCGGGCACCCGTCTGCGGCTCGACAGGATGATTGGCGGTGACGGCCTCGATATGGATCGGCTCCCCCCGGGCGAGGTTTATGATTTCGGCGGGAAGGCGTTCTTCCTTCATGAAAGGGCCTTGGACCTGGTTCCCGGCTCCCTTCGCTGGCAAGGGTTCCCCCTCGGCAAGGTGGCGGGAAAGGGCGATCGGGCCAAGTTCACTCCCGGCCCGCTGGCCCGGGTGCTTCTCGCGGAGAACCCGGCCAAGGCCGCCTGCGACGTCCTGGACGTAGAGGATATAGACGTCCTGGAACGCCTCCTCACCGGGCAGAGCGTAGCGTTCAAGGCGGGCAAGGGGAGCGTGGGCTTTTATTACCGGGGGCTTCCGATCGGCTGGCTGGCCAGAAAAGGCGCACGTCTTTTGTGGTCGGCAAAATAG